The Lycium ferocissimum isolate CSIRO_LF1 chromosome 1, AGI_CSIRO_Lferr_CH_V1, whole genome shotgun sequence genome includes a region encoding these proteins:
- the LOC132059959 gene encoding cation/H(+) antiporter 18-like has product MASTTTMNCPTPMKATSNGVFQGDSPLDYALPLAIVQICLVLVLTRVLAYLLRPLRQPRVIAEIIGGILLGPSALGRNQKYLDLIFPPRSLTVLDTLANFGLLFFLFLVGLELDPRSLRRTGKKALSIALAGISLPFALGIGTSFVLRGSINKGVSQGPFLVFMGVALSITAFPVLARILAELKLLTTDVGRMAMSAAAVNDVVAWILLALAIALSGTGHSPLISLWVLLCGTGFVLLCTVIGPPVFNWMAKRCAEGEPVDELYVCATLGAVLAAGFVTDTIGIHALFGAFVLGVLVPKEGPFSGALVEKVEDLVSGLFLPLYFVSSGLKTNVATIQGAQSWGLLVLVIFTSCFGKIVGTILVSLLCKMPVQEAVTLGFLMNTKGLVELIVLNIGKDRGVLNDQTFAIMVLMALFTTFITTPIVVSVYKPAKLAITKYKNRMIERKDMSKQLRILTCFHSTKNIPTMINLIESSRGTAKKEGLRVYAMHLMELSERSSAILMVHKARKNGLPFWKKGDVSDSNQIVVAFETFEHLSKVSIRPTTAISPMNSMHEDIIAGAERKRVAMIILPFHKHQRIDGHLETTRADLRHVNRRVLQHAPCSVGILVDRGLGGASHVSASNVDFKVTVLFFGGHDDREALAYGTRMAEHPGINLLVVRFLVDPEVVGGSVKLDMDKTHSPDEGQSKDEELLTDLKHKTSNNGSINYEEKLVKDAAGTTELIRAYNRCNLFLVGRMSEGQVVAALDKKSDCPELGPLGNLLTCPEFSTTASVLVVQQYRSELSQDSINSLKDDELTEGDNDSN; this is encoded by the exons ATGGCTTCAACTACCACCATGAATTGTCCAACACCTATGAAAGCTACATCAAATGGAGTATTCCAAGGGGATAGTCCATTGGATTATGCACTTCCACTTGCAATTGTACAAATATGTTTGGTGCTTGTACTCACTCGAGTCCTCGCCTATCTTCTCCGTCCTCTAAGACAGCCCCGCGTCATTGCTGAGATTATT GGAGGAATTCTACTCGGTCCATCTGCACTTGGCCGGAACCAGAAGTATCTAGACTTAATATTTCCACCAAGGAGCCTCACAGTGTTAGACACTTTAGCCAACTTTGgcctccttttctttcttttccttgttGGGCTCGAGTTAGATCCAAGGTCTCTTCGTCGTACTGGAAAAAAAGCTCTTAGTATTGCCCTTGCTGGAATTAGCCTCCCTTTTGCATTAGGAATAGGGACATCATTTGTTCTTAGAGGAAGTATTAACAAGGGAGTTAGCCAAGGTCCTTTTCTAGTCTTCATGGGAGTTGCCCTTTCTATCACTGCCTTCCCCGTCTTGGCTCGGATTCTAGCTGAACTCAAGCTTTTAACGACTGATGTTGGTCGAATGGCCATGTCTGCTGCAGCAGTTAATGACGTGGTTGCTTGGATTCTGCTTGCCCTTGCTATTGCCCTTTCAG GTACTGGTCATTCACCCCTTATTTCACTATGGGTACTTTTGTGCGGGACCGGATTCGTCCTGCTTTGCACGGTCATTGGCCCTCCGGTGTTCAACTGGATGGCTAAACGTTGTGCTGAGGGTGAGCCGGTTGATGAGTTGTACGTCTGCGCTACACTTGGAGCCGTGTTAGCTGCAGGATTTGTTACTGATACTATTGGTATTCATGCCTTATTCGGGGCTTTCGTGCTTGGAGTTCTTGTACCTAAGGAAGGACCATTTTCCGGTGCCTTAGTGGAAAAAGTTGAGGATCTTGTTTCCGGTCTATTCCTTCCGTTGTACTTCGTCTCGAGTGGATTAAAGACAAATGTAGCTACTATTCAAGGGGCACAATCATGGGGTCTTCTTGTTCTAGTCATATTTACGTCGTGTTTTGGGAAAATCGTTGGCACTATTTTAGTCTCACTCTTGTGTAAGATGCCCGTTCAGGAAGCTGTTACGCTTGGTTTTTTGATGAACACGAAAGGTCTAGTGGAGCTCATTGTCCTCAACATCGGAAAAGATAGAGGG GTACTGAATGATCAAACGTTTGCCATCATGGTGTTGATGGCCCTCTTCACGACGTTCATCACGACACCTATAGTGGTATCAGTTTATAAGCCGGCTAAACTGGCTATAACCAAGTACAAGAACAGAATGATTGAGAGGAAAGACATGAGCAAACAACTCCGAATCTTGACCTGTTTCCATAGCACGAAGAATATTCCCACGATGATCAATCTCATCGAGTCTTCTCGTGGTACTGCAAAGAAAGAAGGACTCCGTGTCTATGCAATGCACCTTATGGAACTTTCTGAAAGATCTTCTGCGATTTTGATGGTCCACAAGGCTAGAAAAAACGGACTGCCTTTTTGGAAAAAAGGAGATGTTTCAGATTCTAATCAAATTGTTGTTGCTTTTGAGACTTTTGAGCATCTTAGTAAGGTGTCCATCCGGCCAACAACTGCAATATCTCCGATGAATAGCATGCATGAGGACATAATCGCTGGTGCAGAGAGAAAGAGGGTTGCGATGATAATTCTCCCGTTCCATAAGCATCAACGAATCGATGGACATTTGGAAACAACAAGAGCTGATCTTAGGCACGTTAACCGGAGAGTCCTTCAACACGCGCCTTGTTCAGTTGGCATCTTGGTAGACCGAGGACTCGGTGGTGCATCTCATGTATCTGCTAGCAATGTTGATTTTAAAGTAACCGTCTTGTTCTTCGGGGGCCATGATGATCGCGAAGCACTTGCTTATGGTACACGTATGGCAGAGCACCCTGGCATTAACTTGCTCGTGGTTCGTTTTCTAGTGGACCCCGAGGTTGTTGGAGGGAGTGTCAAGTTAGACATGGACAAAACTCATAGTCCTGACGAGGGTCAATCCAAGGATGAAGAGTTGCTTACCGACTTAAAACACAAAACTTCCAATAACGGTTCGATCAACTACGAAGAGAAGTTAGTAAAGGATGCAGCAGGGACTACAGAATTAATTCGTGCATATAACCGATGCAATTTGTTTCTCGTAGGAAGAATGTCTGAGGGTCAAGTAGTAGCAGCTTTGGATAAAAAGAGTGATTGCCCGGAATTAGGTCCTTTAGGTAACTTGCTAACTTGTCCCGAATTTTCAACTACAGCGTCGGTTTTGGTGGTGCAACAGTATCGAAGCGAGTTATCTCAAGATTCAATCAATTCGTTGAAGGATGACGAGTTAACGGAAGGCGATAATGATTCAAACTGA